Part of the Musa acuminata AAA Group cultivar baxijiao chromosome BXJ3-10, Cavendish_Baxijiao_AAA, whole genome shotgun sequence genome, TGATGGTCGCCGGACACGGACGCGATCTATGTGCTTCCAAGCCTACTCTTGTTGATGAAGGTTCTTCTAGCCGTGACAAGGTTTTGGTCTTTGTAGTATGTGTCTCGGTTGCAGACAGGTTTTCTAAGCCTGACACCCTAATCTAATCTATCATATGGTCATGTCTGCATTAAAATAGCCCCTTCGAAGGTGGAGTTGGCAGTTGACAGGGATGCGTGCCATCGTCCGCTTGTGATCATGTGTGTCTTCTTGCCTTTGGTTACTCGTCGGAATGGTTGAATTAAACTTGGCACGAGCTTAATACCATATGCACGATTCTTAAAGATCCAAGCCAGGTCTCTTTGGGCTCATGGATCTGAAGCCCATCTAAGTTAGACGAAGATGGATCTGAGCCCATTTGGGTGGGTGTTCAAACGGTTATGTTCCCAAGGATACATCATTGTACGGCTGGATGAAGTCACACCACATGGGTTGAGATTCGCAAAAGATACCTCCGCCAATTTTGACGCAACACACCCTTGACCGCTTCAGGGGTTCGCAACTGACTCCCCGATCTCGACATCCCTATAAGTGTGTTTCCATCGCGACGTTAGGGTTCCCGTTCTCCGTTTCGCTTCTACTAACTGTCTTGGGAAGAGCTCGAGAAGAAGGCAGGCGATGGCCGCGCGCTACGAGGTGGAGGTAACCGTCGCCTCCGCCCGCAACCTCAAGAACGTCAACTGGCGCCACGGCGACCTCAAGCCCTACGTCGTTGCCTGGGTCGACCCAGCCGCCAAGTGCTCCACCAAGGTCGCCGTGGATGGCGACGACGATGACCCCGTGTGGGACGAGAAGCTCACGCTGCCCCTCCCCCCCGGCCTGCCCATCGAGGACGCAACCCTCGCCTTCGACGTCGTCCACGCCGGCGCCGCCGAGGGCGTCAAGCCCCTCGTCGGCTCCGCCCGACTCCCTCTCCGCGACGTCCTCGACGAGGTCGGACTCAGCGGGAAGCTCGTCCGCGCCCTCAAGCTCAAGCGTCCCTCCGGCCGCCCCCAGGGCAAGATCGAGATCAAGGTTGCCGTCAAGGAGCAGGCCCGATACTACGGCTCGCCCTACGGCCAGGCCACCTCGAGGGACTACCCGCCTTCCAGCGCCGGCTACGGCTACGGGCCACCGTACGCCGCGGCGCCGTCTGGGTACCCCTACGCGCAGCCGCCGATGGGGTACCCCTACGGGGCACCGACCGGCGCGGGGTATTACCCCTACGGCGCGCCTCCGGCGGTGGGGTACGGGGCTCAGGCGCCGCCGCAGCCGACGATGGCGTACGGGCAGGAGGAGAAGAGCAAGTCAAAGTTTGGGATGGGGACGGGGCTAGCGGTGGGGGCGGCGGCAGGGATGCTGGGGGGGCTGGCGCTGGCGGAGGGGATCGACTACGCCGAGGACAAGATCGCCGACGATGTGGCGGAGAGGGTGGAGGATGACCTCGGTGGCGATGACTTCTGAGCGCGCGATCCGAGGGAAATAAGTCCTACACTGTTGTCAGGTGTTGATGATGATGGTATAAAtgttttccttctttcttcttttattgCTTTGTTTTCCTTTTGAGAATTCGGGAGGTGTTGAAGCCATTCGAATGGTGATAAATTGGAGAGTGCAGTGTGATGATGATGTTTATGGAAGAAGCTAATGATTCGTCTATCCAATGGTGTTGGCTACGTAAATCTCGTAGATGACAAACCATAAAAGGAATTAATCAACCTCCAAACATTAGCTAAATCCATTTCCTACTTATCCCATTAAAACCAAGCACATGTCCCTCTTTCtttccgtatatatatatatatatatatatatatatatatatatatatatatatatatatatatatatatatatatatatatatatatatatatatatatatatatatatatatatatatatattaaatttaaaaaaaaaatatttatgttaaaTTTTGAGCTTGATCTTATAAGAGTGAGATGTCATATATCTTAAAATAcacatcatataaaattttagaATATACATCTCTTTATCCTATAAATTTTAAACTCAGTCTTCTTAGAAGAGACATATGTGACTCATCAAAGATATATCTATTCTTATAAAAATCGTAAAATACTCTCTCCATGTTTTGTACTAAAGAACTAAGTGCTTAGAACTATCAAGAATTTTAGATGAAAGGTCAAAGAAAGAATCAACTCTATCATATCTTCTTTATATTCCCTCCATCTCCATCGTAATAACATCATCTCCATCATAACAATACCAATACCAAAAAGAACAACCACATTAGTCATTGATCGTCGTCAATGGAGTCTTGGTCGACAATCATCATGACCTTAAGTGTCATTATCTTTACCACAATATTCAGCCACTATTTCAATGCCCATGTTAAGCCTTGGTCGACAATCATCACCTTAAGCCTTTGGCATTTACAAACTTCTCCGGGGAGGGAAGGCTTCAGTTCTTGGGGAGTCGTTGGAGGATAGATTTTACTTCTGTAAGTTCTGTCTAAACACACTGTAGTGACTAAAATATGCTGAATTGGCTCATATTTCCATAATTCATCTTCTGGTCTTACTAGACATAATTAAGTGTTTCTTCCCGAATCCTGTGGCTACAGTTCTAAGTGCtgcaagtctctctctctctctttcatgctAATGGTTGTTTCAGCTGCCAGCCATATGTGTGTACAGGTAATAACATATCAAGGGAAGCGTACTCCAGGCGAAAGCCACAGGCGGGGCTTATGTGATGGAGTATCGGATTCTTTAGAtgaagcgattaaaaacaaagtaGAAACACATTAAAATTATTCTTATTCTGTGCAATGGGAGCCTGAGAATTCCTTGTGCAAGATGAAATACAAGATCCTGAACAGTAAAATGGCATTCTtgccaagaagagagagagagagagagagagagagagagagagagagagaccatctAATACCATTCATACTCACCCACGCAACCTTAATTTCAGAGTTCTAACAAAATCTATACACTAAAAAGGCCAAACAATAGCAATCTATGACAAAGTTATGGAAAGCAACAGGAAGAGATGCATGCCATATCCAACAAGGAAATAGGAGAAATGCGTATTGCAAGGAGTGCTATGCTAAAATTATGTTTCTGATACTGaataaaaagaattaaaagaCGACGATATTTTTTTTCCCTAGATGTAAAAAGGGCATCACTTATTAGTCTCCACTTAGGGGCTGACCTGAGATCATCTCCTGTTTAAAGAGTTCTGGTTTGGCAGAGGAGTTGATCAGGGTCATCGGCACCTCTCCTCCAGATTACGTCCAAAACGATAATGAACCTGACAAAATGTGAATGTACATCCAAGCAGCAGATGTTGCCAAGGAAGGAAACAGCTAACCGTAGATAAATCAGCACCAGATACATCAAAGCTCTGGAAAAACATCTATGCTTCCAAACAACGAGAGATGCTACAAGGGCTGGTGTTTCTGATTATTAGTCAGCAAGAAGGCAACAATACTATTCTTAAAAGTATAACACAGTTCATATcaagagatcaaaatcttctcttctttccGTTTGATGCAAGATGAGATAGACCTCCTGTAACAAGTCTAGCAGTCGAATACATACCCCTTCACTGGAAAGATATATTCACATACGGTTCTGATCCCAACATGGCTCTCTTGTGCTTGAGACAAGGATCCTAGGGACATGAAACAAAATATATAGTCGATCAGCTTACTCCTGGCTGTATCATTGGAATAAAAGCCCAATTCTTCCTATGCTCGGTTGCTGTACCAGCGACCTTCTCATTGGCCCACCAGTCTGAACCAACACTATGCTCTGAAGGAACCCCATCCGAATTATCGAATTTGAATTCTTTAACTGAAGGGAGGGTAACAGAAGGTTGTACTTGCTCAGGCAAGTCGGTGTAGGTATCATCAATGCCAACACTCTGACTGTTATCTGGTTCACTAGTCGGTAGAGCTCTGTCATTTCTTGCAGTCAATGTTTCTGAGCTACCTTCACCTGAGATTGCTACCTTCCTTTCCAAACAGCGTGTAACTTCTTCGGCAGTTAATTCAAATGATACTCTGTGATCCATTATGTGTTCATTATTCTTAGGCACGATAGCAGAGTCCACAAATGATGCAGCTGCTGATATTTGGCCATCCAAAAGTGATCCACCATTTCGAGCATGCTGGGGTAAAAGTTTTCGAGCGGCAATCTCTTCAGCACTGACGATTTTTGGTGGTTCACAAACAGGAAATGATTGGAAGGAGACATCAACAGCAGAATGGTATTCAGGATCAGGGAAAGGTGAAGATGTACCCGAACATGCCGAACTTGGCGATATGAGGCGACCTATTGGGCTTCCAGGATGAAGCTGGTAGTATGGGAACTCATAGGCCTCACTCTTCTTGCAATTTGCGTCAAGGGAAGAAGTCAGCAATTTGGCAAATGGCACCTCAGGAGATGAAGGTGTTGTGAGATGCAAAGGTTCTGGTGGGGGTGTAAGAGGAGCAGTGGAAGGTTCAGTTGTGAAGGTGGAAAAAACAGGGGGTGAAACTAATTGAGTCTCATTTGCATAGGGCCCAATCGCAAAGATGGAAGCTGGACCACTGGGAGAATAAGAACTTGGTGAAAGTGCAGAGAGCGAAAGAGAACCAGCTGGTGATTGCATGGTAGATGGGGATGGCAAAAAGGAAGCTGGAGAGGAAGGAGGTGCAACAAATGGAAGCCTCACTTCTGGTGGATGGTTTGGATTTTGAACTGCAGGGGTATCCGACATAGGAAATGCAGGTTCAGGTACAAGGACTGCATGGCCGATGCGCTTTCCATTCCTATGAGACCCAAAGCACCAGTACACGCTTAACCAGGCACTCCATCTTCTTCTCTGGCAGTTAAAAGAACAAACTGAGTGAGGGTGAAATCCAAACTGGTAAGCTGTTACTAGCATAGACCGTGAGCCACATATTAATTACCATGCATAGATAACAAATAAGCATACTTACGGTATGTAGGTATAAAGACTACATGCTACTTCCAtgacaagtaaaaaaaaaaaaccatctaCTAAGATATTGTAAGACCATTGATGGATTCACACCAACCCATTCAGTAAATGACCAGAGCCAAGGTTGCTCAGAATGACTGATGTCagaaaacataaacataaacatGAATATTATATGAATAAAAAGGAGGCAAAAATGTCATGGGCTTTTGAATCTGAAGTCCAATCTCACTGAGGATAAAAAGAAGTTCGCCAGGTTTGGACTTATTGGATGCACAGACTTTCCTTGTAGTTCAACTAGTTCAGTGGTTGGTTCCCTTGACCTCCTCATCTTTAAAAGTTTCTGGGTTACAATTCTGTTGGATGTGACTGGTCAGAATCTATACATCAAATTTTCAAGAAAACTCTTTCCATACCCCAACTAGTTCAGTGATTACTGATTAGATCCCCTCTTCATCTCGAAGAGGGTTTGGGTTCTAAGCCTTGTGCAAATCATACTTCGAAGGATGCTAATCAATGTACCGATTGGCCTCGCCAACAATGTGGTAAAGCTAACTCTTTGTTCCATCCTCCTAGAGGAATATCACATATGTTCTTCCTGGAAAGAATTGGAGTTTATATGCCCAATATTTGCAGTATAGTTTCTCTAAAATTTGAGCTTTGACACACCCCCAAACACAAacccaaaaaagagaaaagacgAGACTCCAAAATATTTCTGCATTTTATGCCATTGGAGAAGCATAACATATCAACTCAGATGAAAGTGATGTCACTGAGATCACCAGGGGGGGAACAATCATGTTTACTGGTAAGAAGTATATTAAAACACAAGGAATATCTTTCCATACCCCTACATTaggtatcaaaataatattaaaacaaGTTACAAACAACATAAATAAGCACTTAAGCAGTAACAGCTATCAAATGAATATTGAGTTGAACAAGGATAAGTTCTATTGGTTCTTTGTGGCCACTGGAGCAGCCAAAGTAGGTACAAGAAGGTTCATGtagaaaggtttgacatggataaGGCGAACTTGTTGCCCAAAGATATCACACCCATAGTTGGCCCATGTCAACCAGTGGAATAGTTTGGCTTAAAATATGTGGTATTCTGCTGCCAACTGATTCCACATACAGATAGTTATAAATACAAAGAATAAATGGGGTCCAAGCCTTTAGAAAAAGATTATTTTCATCAGATTTCGTGGATActagtttttttattttcctcCAGCTGAACAACCCTTCATAGAGTAGGATTTCATCGAGATCATGATCCCAACTTACTTGAACAAAAAATCGGCTGTTTATATCCTTATCAGACTCTTAGCTGTAACATTTATGACTTTGATACCATTGAATATTGAACTTTGGGGGAAAAAACAACTGCTTATATTAGAACAGGAGTTGCTTGTTCAGAATTTAATCCACAACTTGAACTTTTTGTCCCCTTAGACAAATAAAAATGTGACAAAAAATAGCCCATTTTCACCAAGAAATAAGAGAACATGACATTTGGCATTTATCTTTTTAATTCTTAAAgactattatttaattttttattaataaattatatcTTATTGTTGTTCAAAACTTAAGATGGTAGTAAGCCACAGTTTTGTTGTTGTGCATCTAGAATATATTTGAACCAAATAATGACCACAATTAGAGTGATTACAAATGATACAGATCCAGTGGCAGTCACTAGTAAACATATagatagttagtaaaaaaaattaattaaacaaAAGAATATAACATTGCAGAGGAATGCCTTAGGTACGCATGCCTTTCAATGGCCAATGATATGTACACGAAAGGCATGCCAAAGAAATTCTTGTGAGACTCTGCACTTGCGCATGCTTTTACACTAGCAGTACGCAAAGAGAACAAACAAAAGTAAGAGAATATAAATAAAAGGAAACAATAAACATTAAAACTATATATGTTCAATATATGCCAGCAATTCATGTATAAAGCTTTTCTTTGTCCAATTGATTAGCTCTCCATTCCAGATTTGACCAAAAGCTGGATTCTCTCTGCAACTAAGACTCTAAAGACAAAGGATGGTTAGAGACTTTATTCATTATGACAAATCTAAACCTCAACTTCACATCAGTCAGCCTACCATAACCTAGACCAGGCATCATCAGGTTTTGCCGAAAAGGACAGTTTCATCTGAGTTCACCAATTGTCATCAAGGACGAACATGCAACTCTTAGCTTCACTTTTAATTGTCATCAAGGATAAGTTGTTCTCTGAAACAGTTACTTGCAGAGCAAAGACATGGCCCACCATCTTCTCAAAGTGTTCaattttatttatgaaataagCCCCAAAATCCTTGCATTGTAAAATAGCTCGAAAAGTGAAGAAGTTAAGTATTGCTCAAATCAATTTAAACGAATAAGACACTGCTTATACAGTCCTCAGACAAGATAAAAGACAGCACTCTTCTGAAAAACTCGAGTAGGAATGTCAATTAGTACAACTAATAAGCTTAAGGCACCCCTTAAATTACTTATTGCTATATCCAAAGAAATAAGTCATGCACATCTGCCGAAGCACATAGATACTGCCAGATGGACAAACACCAGACAAACTTATGTAAGACCAGAGGACAGGTCCTAGATAAGGAAAAAAGGCAATAAGCAGAAGTACAACTTTTATTTTGTTAATGTTAAATAGATCTTTATCTACTAAATTGGTTGCTTGACAATCAATCAATCTCATGTATCAACCATACAAGAGGCAAATAATAAGCAGTAATTACATACGaccacaaaaacatatatacacaATTAATACatcacaagcaaaaaaaaaagtacaAGAAAACTAATACTATATGTCATCTGCACCGCACTTTACCTGCGGTACAACACGACGTAAGTTGTAGTCTGAAGCTTATATGGGGTTCATCATGTGTTCCACAGGTCCATGGTTCGTAAAGCTCATAACAATGGCCAAGATTGGAAAGTACCAATCGAATGATATCAATAGCATAAAAAAGTGGAAGAAATATTGTATGGAACCATGCATGATCACGAACTTTAAACCACTAATATCTTCCCATGAAATTAAACGAAATCTTGAAAGTACAAACCTACATCTAATATGCAGTTATCATCTAACTCGTAGAATTAAAATTGACCTTTAAAATCCTAAAATTAAGCACTATTAAAACTCAAAACAATGAGATCATTACCAGCAATCCtaccaaatattaaataaaatcactaaaatataaaagattCACAGTAGCATATAACTGTCAGAGATCTGAACTAATCAAAGCTAAAAGGTAACACTAACAGccatatcaagaacatagatcgcaagaacaaaatgcaaaaaCAGATGATAACCAACCGGAACGGTAACTTGCTGGACTCGACTCTCTGCAGAGACAATCGCGGCCGCCGCCGCATTCACCGTCTCCACGCTATTATTAGCTCCGCTCATCTCTACCTCTTCCTCAATCCGAAAGAGGAAAAACGCCCCAAAAACCTCCCCAGCTCCCCAAAATTTCGCCAATCGCGGATCGAATTCGACGAGGACAGCTCAATCCCGTTGGAGAACGAGAACTGGGCACTACAAATACCAAAATCCCCAACCAAAATCACCTAAACACCGGGAGAAATTCCCATAATTCGCGGCCCGATTCGCCCACGGAAGGGATCGGTGTTAGAGAGAGAGGAGTAGGAGTTGGAGGAGCAGGCGGGGGGGTAAAATGATGGATAAATAGCGAAGAACCATTTGAAGAAGAATCTTAAAATTCCTGAGGGTGTGAGAACTGAGAAGAGACGGTCAAACACGCTACTAAACAAAGGCGTTAAGTCGGGCACAAATTTACCACTTTACCTATTAACCGATGCAATGGTTATGGGGGCATCTTAAATGCATCTCGACCGTTGAAACGCCGAATCACAAGCAACGACCGGTCGAGATGCCGATGAGTGTCATAGTGTAAATAAATGAAAAGATAGGGGTAGTAAAGGAAAATTAATGAGTATGCGTCACGTGTGCGTCGAGGACTCGATTCCGTTAATTATTCCGTGTTTGGGAAACTCCTCTTCTTTTTATCCCACTTTTCGCCTCGGAACTTTCGCTGTTACCCATTCGTGTGCCCGAAGCGGGGTCCACCGGAAAAAGCCGGATTCGTGCatcgacacgtgtgacatgatgcgTGGGGCCCATGGAAATGAAGATGGATGATTGCCTGCCAGCAGAGAGGAGGGGGTCGGGTGGGGCGATGGGTGACGAAGATGCGGGGGTGCAGGCGCGGGGATCGCAACTGACGTTAGCGGAGTCATTAGACGCTAATATACTTGTTTAGTCAAATCGAGTTAGGCACGGAAGACGTAACC contains:
- the LOC135651936 gene encoding vegetative cell wall protein gp1-like, producing MSGANNSVETVNAAAAAIVSAESRVQQVTVPRRRWSAWLSVYWCFGSHRNGKRIGHAVLVPEPAFPMSDTPAVQNPNHPPEVRLPFVAPPSSPASFLPSPSTMQSPAGSLSLSALSPSSYSPSGPASIFAIGPYANETQLVSPPVFSTFTTEPSTAPLTPPPEPLHLTTPSSPEVPFAKLLTSSLDANCKKSEAYEFPYYQLHPGSPIGRLISPSSACSGTSSPFPDPEYHSAVDVSFQSFPVCEPPKIVSAEEIAARKLLPQHARNGGSLLDGQISAAASFVDSAIVPKNNEHIMDHRVSFELTAEEVTRCLERKVAISGEGSSETLTARNDRALPTSEPDNSQSVGIDDTYTDLPEQVQPSVTLPSVKEFKFDNSDGVPSEHSVGSDWWANEKVAGTATEHRKNWAFIPMIQPGVS
- the LOC135650509 gene encoding protein SRC2 homolog, with the translated sequence MAARYEVEVTVASARNLKNVNWRHGDLKPYVVAWVDPAAKCSTKVAVDGDDDDPVWDEKLTLPLPPGLPIEDATLAFDVVHAGAAEGVKPLVGSARLPLRDVLDEVGLSGKLVRALKLKRPSGRPQGKIEIKVAVKEQARYYGSPYGQATSRDYPPSSAGYGYGPPYAAAPSGYPYAQPPMGYPYGAPTGAGYYPYGAPPAVGYGAQAPPQPTMAYGQEEKSKSKFGMGTGLAVGAAAGMLGGLALAEGIDYAEDKIADDVAERVEDDLGGDDF